The Fulvivirga maritima genome segment AGTTATTTGACTCGATGTCTTCAACTTATGGTTTGACTAACTACATTTCATCCTTTGGATTTACAGATAGATGGAGAAAACAGTGTGTTCAAAAAATAGAATTAAACTCCGGTTCAGGTGTTATTTTTGATTTAACCCGGATTATTCATTAGAATAATCAAAAGGAGGACTAGTAGACGATATGTTCAAGAATATTCCCTCCATCCAGGGTCTTCTTTTGGAGGGTAATGAGATTTTTAAAACCTTTTTATTAGCATGGTTTGCTGTCCAGGCTCCTAATGCAAAGCAATAGGATCTGAGGGTTGATAGGGTTGCTTTTCGATGATGGTTCAACGCAAAATGCCTGAATAAACTCATCAAATTGTAAGCCACCATGATAAAGCGAAAGGAGGCTTCTGTTGCCCAAAAATCTTGTAAACAAAAATTTTCAAGCCCAAAATCTTGTTTCAATTCCTTAATTCTGTTCTCACAATCGGCGCGGGTGTTGTACATGTTCCAAATCTGATCCAGAGGTAAATCCATATTGGTCACATAGCAACTATATCGATAGCCAGGCTGATCTTCAAAAAGTTCCTTGCCTCCTGCATGTGGCCTGATGTCAACTTGCTTTTTTACAATAATGTATCGTCTTGGCTTACCGTTTTCATGACTGAAAACCATCTCGTTCAGCTCTATTCCCTTTGCCAGTTTGACCCAATCTTTAAGCCCCCAAACTTCGCTTTTTACATTGGGGTACATGCGTACAGCCATAATGTAATTGAGGAGTTCTTCATCTAGATATGACATGATTTCTTCGTTGTAAAAACCACTATCGGCCCTTACCAGACCTACTTTTTGTCCTGCCAAGGCGTGCTTAAAGGTTTCTTCCATGAACTCCCTGCAACTACTACTGGCCGCTGTGTTGCCTGGCCTGAGCCATGCATTGGCCACCATTCTGGTTTGACTCACAAAGGCCATCAAGGGGTGATGTGAATTTCTCCCTCTTTTGTTGGGGTTATAACCTTTACTACTCCCTTGTTGATCTCCATATCGAGTGATCACAGTACTATCAAAATCAATGGTGAGTGCTCCTAAACGGAGCTGGTCAAAGAACCATTGTTGAAGCTCTGGAAATACTTCGTTGTTTAGGGATTGAGAGAATTTTCCAAAAAAACGACTGTAGGTACTTTGGCTAGGCATACCATCCCATCCAAAAATTGACTGTAAAACAGTATCATATCTCAACCAGTCACAATGGATGTATCTACTAGCCCCTGTCCAGATACTCAGCCAAAAACTCTCTACGATTTGCTTGGGGTCATACCCTCGGTTAGAACCAGGAGATGGAAGTGCCAGTTCGGCTAATTTTTCTCGTATCCCTACCTGATCGATAAATCGTTTCATTAAACTCATCCCTCCAAAGGGTGTCACTGGCTTGGAGGAATATTCAATGGGTAAAGACCCTATATTTTGAGTAACCATTCTGGTGATTTTTATACCTCATCAAAATCGATCTTTTTACACAATTATCGAAGGATTTTCTAAACTTTTAGTTTTCTAATGCATAATCAGGGTTCAATGGGTAAAGACCCTATATTTTGAGTAACCATTCTGGTGATTTTTATACCTCATCAAAATCGATCTTTTTACACAATTATCGAAGGATTTTATAAACTTTTAGTTTTCTAATGCATAATCAGGGTTTAATGAGTGGCATGGGGGAGCTATGGTCCTCTATTAATAAGTCCTCAATAGATGTCATCGAGATAAATGCTGTTGACATTTCTCCTAAAATGACAAGCATAGCAAAAGGCAACCTTAGTAGAACAAATGGTAAGATTAATTTATTACAGCAGGATGTTTTAAATAATTCTATATCCTCCAATACAGCTGATATTGTAGTTTCATCTTTTGGTCTTAAGACTTTTAACCTGGAGCAACTCACTAAATTAGCCAAAGAAATTAGTAGGATTTTAAAGCCCGGAGCATCATTCTCTTTTGTTGAAATTTCAGTACCTCCCAATCCTTTTTTGCGGTTGTTTTACATGTTCTATTTGAAAGTTATAATTCCTATTATAGGCTTTTTATTTCAAGGTAACTCAGGGGATTATAGGATGTTGGGTATTTATACTTCTAAGTTTAATAACTGTAAAAATTTCCAAAGGGAACTAACTCAGGCAGGACTTGAAGCCAACTATCAAGCACTCTTCTTTGGTTGCGCTACAGTTACTTGGGGTAAGAAAAGTGGAAAGGTTACTGAACCAATTTCTAGTTAGATAGGATTAATATTTCAAAAAATGATAAACAAAAAATCCCCTCCGAACCTGGTTCTGAAGGGGATTTTTGTTGTCTATAGTTGGCTTTAATTGATACTAAGGTAATGCCTTAACTTGAATAGCGGAAGCCTATATCTTTTTGTGCTGATTTAGGTCGTTGAGTAGCGGAATTAGGCGTTAAAGTGTATTGCATGGTCGCGCTTCAACAGACATATTGGCGCAGGATAAGGACATTTGCTGTAATATATTAACTTAAGAGGAGAGGAAATGCAGTAGTGAACCGGCCGATTTAATTGCCAATGCTAGCTGTATATTTAATGAGAGTCCCATTTTTATAGCGATATTTATGCTCAATCACCACTATGAAATGAGCCAAAAAACCTTTAGATTGATCCCCGAAATATAAATAAGTAGCTGGTTTAAGTTTCTTATATGTATGGTTGATGTAAACAGTTGAATGAAAAAATTAAAAATACTATTTTTTGTTCTTCTTCTAATAGAATTAAACGTTCCAACATATGCTCAAAAAGGGTTTGGCGTAATTCTTAAGGCAGGACAGAAATATGAAGATGGGCAGTATAAAAAAGCTTTAAAACTATTAGCCAAAGCTGAAAGAATGGATTATGGATTTTGTGGGAATGCTTGGGAGGGATCTGAAAGGGCAATTAACCTTTTAAGGACAAAGATTTATATTAATCAGGAAAACTATCAATTAGCTCGAAAATGTTTAAATTCCATTGGATTAGAGTATAAGGGAGATAACTTGGATTCTATCCGAATACGAACCTATCAAATGGAATATGGAAAAGACTCTTTGAGCAATATGATTGACCTTTCCTTTAATAATACTAAAGTGGTCTGTCGGGAAAATGATTTTTTTGTAATTATCCCTTTAACCAATGGAGAAAAGATAGAGTTGAAAATCAATCCAATATTCAATTTTGACTTAATTCATATGGATGATGAAAATGAGAAAGTGGCAAAATGGATTGGCAGTTTTAAGGAGTCTGAAAACTACAAATTGATCCAAGAAAGAGACCTACACAGAAGCTCGGTTAAGCCTCATGACGACAATTATTGAAGCTCTGGTCAGTTTGGACCAGATGTAATAAAATTTAAATTATGGCTTCAGACTTTATCTGGTCATTAGCTGTAACTAATAAAATCAATGGCAAAATCAATTGAACAGTTTGAAAAGGAAATCTTCTCAGAAGTTAAAAGTGAAATAATTGCAGATTGGCCCAATAATTTTGTCGTCATTGCTGATTCTGGAGCAGATCCTTATTGTATAGATATAAGTAGTAGCCAAGGAGCTATTTACACCAGTATGCATGGAACAGGAGCATGGGAATTTGAGCAATGTGCTGAGTCTTTTAAAGATTTTCTAAAAGAAATAGTTAAATAGAGTTTTAATTAAAAAGAACGGTCATAGACTGATGTAAGGATGAAGGAAAAATTAAAATGGATGTTCATTACCCAACCTAAGTTGACATACCTTTGAAGTAACTTAAATGCCCAAATAGCCCTAGGTTAAGCTATCGGTTTTGATGGTTTACAAGAGCTATTTGTTTTCAAAGCGATAAAACGCTGGCGCAAGTGTCCACTTATGCCGTTCTAGTAAACAATAAATATCTACATTTTAAATGCAGCCGCGATGCATTTGTTTTGTAGTTTTGTATCGCTATTCATCATGTGAGAAATACGAGCCTTCTTTATGAAATATTTACCCATTGATTTCAATTTAAAATACGGCGCTTTATTAATCTTTTTTCTGGCTTCTTGTACCAGTAAGGAAGAGTATCAGCGCTCTTATACCTGGTCTTCAGTGCAAGTAGACTCTGCCATTGAGGAGTCTGATCACCTGGAAGAGATTATAGCTCCATATAGGGTGAGATTAGACTCTATGATGAATGAAGTAATCGGCTATGCATCTCATGACTTGACGGCAGAAGGACAATACGAATCAGATTTGGGTACATTTGTCACTCAGGTAATATTAAACCAGTCAAGATCTTCCTATAATAAAGACGTTGATTTGTCCATCATGAATCATCATGGTGGCCTTAGAGCGTCTATCAATAAAGGTCCCGTGGAGCTGGGAGAGGTGTATGAAGTAATGCCTTTTGAGAATGAAATGCTACTGTTAGAGGTGCCAGGAGACAGTTTAGTAAAGTTGGTAGAGTTTGTGGGGCAGTCTCATAGTAGTATGATATGGCCCGTGAGCTTTGAAGTGACTAATTCAGGCGTAAAAAACATTAAAGTAAACGGCGAAAAGATCAATTTAGACAAGAATTATACTTTGGCCGTGAGTGACTATCAGGCTAATGGAGGCAGTGGATTTAGTATGTTAAAGCCACTTAAAAGAATAGAAGTAGAGCCAGTAAAACTCAGAGATATGCTAGTGAAGGAAATTAGAGATCTTACCGCTCAGGGCGACACTGTAAAAACTGAAGTGGCTCACCTTATAACTGTTACTAACCCATGAAAAGAAGGCAATTTATTATTCGATCATTGGCGGCTTCGGCCTTAGTTTCTCCTTTTGCTTTAGGTAGTTGTAATTTTGGTTTGAAGGGAAAGAAGCTGACCATACTTCATACTAATGATATGCATTCTCATGTAGATCCGTTTGATGAAGGCAAATACAAAGGGCTGGGAGGGATGGCTGCCCGGGCTACAGCTATTAATAAAATCAGAGCTGCTGAAGACAATGTGATGTTGCTGGATGTTGGCGATGTTTTTCAGGGAACTCCTTACTTCAATATGTTTGGTGGTGAGCTTGAGCTTAAATTAATGAGTGAAATGGGTTATGATGCTACTACCATCGGTAATCATGAGTTTGATAATGGCGTTGATAGCCTCCACACGGTAATGCAGTATGCGGATTTCCCTTATCTGTGTGCTAACTATGATTTTTCGAGAAATAGCATAGGCAAAAGTGTACAGCCTTATAAAATATTTGATAAGCAGGGGTTTAAAGTCGGAGTTTTTGGATTGGGTATAGAGCTGGAAGGACTAGTGAATTCCTCTATGTATGGAAACACGGTATATGAAGACCCCATAGCTGTGGCTAAAGAGATGGTGCAGGAGCTTAAAAAAGCAAAATGTGATTTAATTATATGTCTTTCTCATCTGGGGTATGACTATGGTTCATCACCAAAACCATCAGATAAAGTATTGGCTCAGGAAGTCAGTGAGATAGATGTGATTTTAGGAGGGCATACCCATACATTTATGGAAAAACCTTTGTTACTTACTAACGCCGATGGTTTTACCACTATCATCAATCAAGTAGGTTGGGCAGGGATCAATCTTGGTAGAATTGATGTTGAATTTACCCCCAAAGGAAAAGAGCTGGTGGCATTTTCACCCATTACACTATCTAATAAAATGGTTTAATGGGCTATTTGCTTTATAATAGTAAAAATTCGTGCTAAAGATTCTGATAAAATAGTAATTCTTTCTTTGAATTGATCTTTGGTCAACAGATTCTTCAATAACCTCTCATGGATAAATTAGTTACTATTATATTTTTCTTATTAATTACTTCAATTGGTAACGCTCAAATAGAAGTGAAGGGAACGGTGGTTTCTAACGAGGAGGAAGAGGGTTTAGGTTTGCCTGGAGTGAACGTGGTTGAACTAGGTACACAGAATGGCACTACCACTGATAAGGATGGAAACTTTATTCTTACAGTGACAGATCCAAATGCAACACTAGAAATTTCATTTGTAGGATTCATTACCCAACAGCTTCATTTAAATGGAAAGGATTCAATATTCATTAAGTTAAAGATTGATTGTATCAGAGATTTCTTAGATGCACGTAGTATAAGTGTATATGCCTTATCTGGTATATTCAATACCCCATTGGGTGGGAAATTAGATTTTGCTTTACCATATTTTAGCAAGGGGACTTTAATAACTGGCTTTTCTTATCAGTCGGATCTTGAAGATCTAACTTTCATTAACGGGAAACTTGAATATAAACATTACATTTTCAACTGTGACCTTGATTTTGACTTAAACTGGTATTACAGACACTTAAATCTTATTGACTTCAAGTCTTCTACTAACTCTTTTGAAACCAATTTCAACTATGAGAACTTTAGGTTAATCGTAGGATACAGTCACCTAAACATTGACAATCGAATTACAGATGAAGTCAGGAGCTTTTCAGCGCCTGTGGTTGGTTTAGGAACATGGTTTAATACTGCTCCTTTTCAACTTTTGTTAACAGGTAAAGTGGCTTTATTTGGAAATAGAACTGAAGTGATAGGGCAAGCGACATTTTACACCAAGTACGTTGAATTCTTTGTAAACTATTATCAACTCGATTCGTTTTCCGAACTGACAATTGGAATAGGGAAGGAATTTGCATATTAGCAAATCCATAAAGATCAATATGTCGCTATATAGGGCGCATGTTGTAACCTTACATTTAATGAAACAGAGAACCAAAGCTTTTATAATCCCACTATTTGTAATTCTAATTATACAAGGCTTCTTCTATTTAGTATTAGATATACTTTTTTTATTCGATACAATTGCTGTTAGATTCCAGATCCCAGCATCTATATTACATTTGGCAGCTACATTTATAGTGTATTGGCTCCTTATAAGAGGAAAAAATAGAGAGAGATCCTCTTATTGGATTGTTAGTGGAATAGCAATAATATTCATTTGTCTGAATGCAATTCCGATAAAATTTGATTTTAATATGCCTGATAATGGATTTATTCCTATGTATACTCAGGTGTATCAGACCATTTTAGGATGGCCATTTCCTGTTTTGAGATTATTTTCAGCTGCCATAGAGATTTTTCATAAAGATATGGGACATTATTTAATACATTTTGACCACTTTTTTCTCAATCTTTATTTATTGTCAGTTATAATCGCAATTGCCATTTACGTTATCAATAGATTTAGCAAAAGTCAGCTTTAAAACTTTAGTAGAATTACTTGTAGAGAATACCACTTTTGGGTGTATGCTTGAGCCATTTAATCCTTAGCTAGTACGTACTAAGTGGCACTCTACCGGTAAAAACGTACAATCAGTTATAGTGAATAATGTCTCTTAACCCTTCCTTAAACTCTATTCACCAATAAACTCTCGCATACTTTTTGGCTTAGTACTTCGTTTTCATGACTATCGTATCTAACGGTCATGTTGCCATCAAATGATTCTTTAGCTACTATTTCCAGTTTGGTGCCAAGGAAGAGGGAGCGGTTGTTGAGGTATTCCAATAGGTCCTTTTTTGAATCTAATAATGCACTTAGTGTGTAGTGTTGTCCCTCAGAGCAATCGCTGAGTTTTATTAAATTTTGCTCAACTATTTTGCCGTTTTTATCAGGTATGGGGGAGCCATGCGGATCGAATTTTGGAAAACCCAAAAGCTCATCCATCCGATCGAAGAAGGCTTCTGATTTTACGTGTTCTACCTGTTCGGCTATTTCATGCACGTTTTCCCAGCTAAATCCCATCTGCTCTACCAAATACATTTCTGTCAATCGGTGCTTTCTAATGATCATAGAGGCCATTTTTTTGCCTTTAGGGGTAATGGTAATGGGCTTGTATTTTTCATATTTAAGCCAGCCTCTGGAGTGCATTTTCTTTACCATACTGTTGGCTGTAGGTACACTTACTTTAAGCATAGAGCTTAAATCTGATACCCCAACATTCCCTTTATCATCCGAAAGCTTATATAGCGCCTTTAAATAGTTCTCTTCCGTTTGCGAACCCATTCTCTATATTTTTTGCCAAATGTACGAAATTTGAAAAAATTAATTTGTTAGACTTGTCTAACTTATTATGTTTGTATTATCGATATAAAATTACGTTATGGTTCTAAAAATATTGACAACCACATTAATCCTATGTTTAACTACTTTCTGCTGGTTGCATGTAGCCGCTCAACAGAGAGGGACAATAAGTGGTAAGGTGGTGTCTGAGGCTGGTGCTCCGCTAGAATTTGTTAACGTGGGGCTGGAGGGGACTACTTTAGGCAGCGTGACTGATAAAAATGGGCGTTTCCGTATAGAAAAAGTACCCCAAGGGAAATATAAAGTGCAGGCATCTATGGTGGGGTTTAAGACGGAATCAAAGGATATAGTGCTGTCTGCGGCTGTTTCCATTAATTTTACCATGCAAGAAACCACCCAGGCGCTGGATGAAGTAGTGGTGGTATCGGGCACCATGAAAGAGGTCTCTAAATTGGAGAGTCCCGTGCCGGTAGAAGTATACAGCAAGAAGTTTTTCAAAGCTAATCCTACACCTTCAGTATTTGAGTCATTACAAAATGTGAATGGTGTAAGGCCACAAATTAACTGTAATGTTTGCAATACAGGAGACATTCACATCAATGGTTTAGAAGGGCCATATACCATGGTGCTGATTGATGGTATGCCCATAGTCAGCGGACTTTCTACGGTGTATGGGTTAACTGGTATTCCGCAGTCGCTAATAGAAAGGGTAGAAGTGGTGAAAGGGCCGGCTTCTACGCTGTATGGGTCTGAGGCTGTGGGTGGTTTAATCAACATCATTACTAAAAAGCCAGCCACGGCTCCACGGTTTTCGGCAGATGTGTTTGGCACGACTTGGGGTGAAGTGAATACTGATTTGGGCTTACGCTATTCTCTTTCTGAGAAAACTAATGGGCTATTGGGAGTCAACTATTTTAACTATCAGAATCCTATTGATAATAATAATGATGGGTTTACAGATGTAACGCTTCAAAACAGGATATCTATTTTCAATAAGCTTGATTTTAATAGAAAAAGCAATAAAACATTTTCATTGGCTGGTCGCTATGTTTATGAAGACCGCTGGGGAGGAGAAATGGACTGGGATAAGCAATACCGTGGCGGAAATGAGGTATATGGAGAAAGTATCTATACAAGTAGATGGGAAGTTTTAGGAACTTATCAGCTTCCTGTTTCTGAAATAATAAACTTGCAAATAAGTGCCAATGGTCATAATCAAAACTCTGTTTATGGAGATACCAAATACCTGGCAGACCAATACATCGGGTTTGGTCAGCTGACCTGGAACAAACCCTGAAAGGACATGATATTTTGGTAGGCTTAGCTTATCGTTATACTTATTTTGATGATAATACGACAGCCACGGCTAATAATGCAAGTAGTAATGATCCTTCGATCACCCACTTACCCGGTGTTTTTGTGCAAGATGAAATCATACTAAATGACTACAATAAGCTGCTTTTAGGAGCTCGGTATGATTATAATAGCATTCATGGAAATATATTTTCGCCAAGAATTAATTACAAATGGAATTCTGCAAATAAGAGAAATATTATCAGGCTAAGTGCAGGTAATGGCTACCGTGTGGCCAACGTGTTTACTGAAGATCATGCAGCGCTTACAGGAGCTCGGATGGTGGTGTTTGAAGAGGAACTAAAGCCTGAAACTTCATGGAATGTAAACCTCAATTTGGTGAAGAAAGTGTATACTACTAATCATATTTACATAGGTCTGGATGCCAGTGGCTTTTATACTTATTTCAATAATGCCATTTTACCCGATTATGAAACTAACCCTAACGAGATTATTTATGGCAACTTAGATGGACATGCAGTGTCCAAGGGCGTGTCTTTAAACCTTGATGTGAATTGGACCAATGGCCTGCAAATAAATGCAGGAGGTACACTTATGGATGTTTCAGTTACTAACGATGAAGAAACTTACAGGCAGCTATTCACCGAACGGTTCAGTGGTGTATGGAGCATAGGTTATACTTTTCGAGAATTTGGTTTAACCCTAGATTATACTGGTAATGTGTATGGCCCTATGAGATTACCACTACTGGGTGAGCGAGATGATAGGCCAGAATATTCTGAATGGTATAGCCTACAAAATATTCAGATTACTAAAAGTTATGATAGATGGGAGCTATATGGAGGGGTGAAGAATCTGCTTAATTATACTCCGCCGGCTAATAGTATTGCGCGTTCATTTGATCCTTTTGATAAGGGAGTGGAATTTAATGCAGAAGGGCAGGTGATTCCTACTCCTAGCAACCCCAATGCGTTAACTTTTGATCCATCTTATGTTTACGCGCCAAATCAAGGTATTCGTGGCTTTTTTGGAGTTAGATATACCATCAATTAATGCATGCTGAGAAGTATAGCCATAGCGTTCTGGTTTTCACTTGGTCTTACCTCTGCGGCGCCAGCGCAATCTGTACAATGGACTGCCTTTGAATACCTAGAAGACAGCCTGAGAGCGGAGAAAAGGCCTTTATTGATTTTTATTCATGCAGAATGGTGCAAATATTGCGCTATGCAGGAAAACACTACTTTTAGTGATGAGGCATTGGCAAGTGTGCTTAAAGAAAGCTTTTATTGTTTAAAGTTAGATGCTGAAATTACCGAAGAAATCACATTTTTAGGACGTAAATATCAGTTTCAATCCTCCAGAGGCTATCATCAGTTGGCTGAAATGCTCGGTAGAAAAGAGGGACCTTTAATATTTCCATCTACAATAATCATGAACCAGCAATTGCAAATTATTTATCAGCTGCAGGGCTTGCAGAAAGCTGAAAACCTGCTGGAAGTTGTAGAGACTGTAAGGTAGCATGTATTTAATTGAATTTCAGTGGTTTAATCCTGTTGTTCTGTGCAATAGGGAGTCATTTTAGAGGAATAACCAAGGAGGCTGTATTTATGATGGAAGTATAATCATAAATACAGCCTCTTTTTTAAATTTTGGTGTTACAGCTTTATTTTAATACCTCCATTCATAACAAAACCATCTACCGGAGCATAAATATCTCTGAAAGTGGGGTTGTCTATAGAGCCAGTGTATATGGTGTCAAAAGCAGTTTGGCGAGTGTCCAAGAAGTTTTCAAAGTTCAAGAAAATGGAAAAATGATCACCAATGGTTTTTTCGCTCATTAAGCCAACTATCCAGTAAGATTGGCCGGTGTCACCATCACTTAGCTTTTGAGGACTGTAATAATATGCCTCCACACCTATCCAGAAGTTTTCTTCTTTTTCATACATTAAAACATTGTTCAGCCTATGTTTAGCTACCAGCGGAACCTGTTGCGAATTGTTGTTTTCATGTACGTTAACATCAGCATAAGTATAACCGATAAAGAGCTTAAAATCATGATAAGACAGTCTTATATTAACTTCTACTCCTTTGGTATCAATATACCCCGGAGATTGCTCAAAAGTATACAAGTCTGATCCGGTGGGCTCCAATTGTATGGGATCATTAATGCGAGTATAAAATAATAATAGATTGGTGTTTAGGTCTAGTTCTGATGTAATAGCTGTTTTGTAATTAATGTCAAGATTACTTCCTACGGAGCGTTCAGCATCCAGTTCATTGTTATCGATGGGCATTACATTCTTAAACTGAATGCGTTCAGCCTCTTCTGCAAATATGGTAGGTGTTTTGTAACCTAATCCACCTCCCAGTCTCATGGTTAGCTTATTAATAGGAGTGTACATGATTGAAATCCTTGGTAAAATAAACAGGCCATAATCCGTTTGGTAGTCAGTCCTTAGACCAGTTTCAATAGCTAATTGAGCAAGCGGATTCCAGGTGTTTTGAGCAAAAGCGCCCCACGTGGTTTGTGTGTAATCCAGCGGTTCACCTGTGGTAACATCATTTTGAGTGAACCTATCGGTCCATAGGTTGAGCCCTAAAATCCATTCTGATTTGTCTTGCCACTGATTGTAGTTTATTTCGCTAAAAGAACTGAATTGGGTGCCATCAAAACTATAGGTAGGTACGTTAATAGTTCTATCATAATAATTCAGGCTGTTCTTTACATTTAATTGACTCGCAGGAGAGAATTGATGGCTAAAATGTATTTGGGAAGACACTCTGTCTGTTAAGTTTTCTTCAAAGTATGCATCATCTGAGTTATCTCCTTCTACATAATCCATGTTACCGCCCAGCCTGTCTTCGGTAATGTAATTGAGGCCTATGTTTAGTTCAGTATCATCATTGAGATATAAAAACAACTTGGGGTTGAACGTAAAACGATCAAATTTAGGAATGGCAGTGAGCCCTATATTAGCGGGATCATAGGGTGTGCCTTTGTTATAAGAAGAAAATATAGTGGTTCCTATTTTATCATTCTTTTTGGAGTAAAAGCCGCTTACATCAAGTCCCAAAGCGGAAGTACCATTGGCCATAAAGCTGAGCTCTCTTTCCTCAGTGGGTGTTTTAGAAATCAAGTTAACCAGGCCGGCTATGGCACCACCACCATACAAGGTAGAGCTAGAGCCCTTAATCACCTCTACTTGTTTCAGGTCTAATGGTGCTATTTGCATAAGACTTAACCCTCCTGAAAAACCAGAATAGAGAGGCATGCCATCGCGTAATAATTGGGTGTATTTACCATCTAAGCCTTGTATTCTAATGCTAGAATTATAGCTGGTGGCTGAGGTCTGCTGGGTTTGTATACCAGTACTTTCGTTGAGTAGCATGCGTATATCCCCAGGTTTCATATTGCCTTTTTCAGAGAGTTCTTCACCAGCTATAAACTCCACACGAGTGGGAATATCCTCGATAGTTCTGCTGGAGCGTGTAGAGGAAATGGTGATTTCTTCCATCTCATGAGCTGATGGCGATAGTGATATGGTGTAATCGTTTAATGAATCAGGAATAGGAAAGCTAACTGTGGTAGTTAACGTTTTGTAACCGATATAACTGATTCTAATGTTTTGATTTCCATTAGGAATATCTCTGAATACCACTCTGCCATCGTGGTTGGTGGTGCTTCCTTTAGAAAGATCAGGAAAAAACACAGAAGCTCCAGGTAATGGTTCTTGGTTTTCTTTGTCCTTTACCACTGCCGTGAAGTTATTTTGGGCATAGGTAGATATACAGATAGTACAGAGGAGTACTACAGAAATGATATGGCGTATCATAGTATGGAATTTTTAATAGTAGATAATAAAGGGTAATAGAGTATATTACCTGATTTAAAAGAATGAACGATCTATTATTTAAACCTTGGGAGGCCTGCTGAGTGGTGAGATAAATACTGGAGTGATGTCAGTAAAATAAACCACTTTATGCTCAATTTTCTCTATGTATTGATCAGATAATGAGTGCGATTGACTATTTAAAGTAAAGCCTAAGCATGAACCACAGGTTAAAAATGGAGAGCAAGCAGACTTATCTGCATCTGTTGAGTGTGAGCAATCGTTTACGTGAGAAGTAGAGGGGCAGCATTCATCCTCCTCAGAGCAGCAAGGAAATACTGACAACGAGAGCACGAGTATCACTAATACGTAAAGCATTGATTTCACCTTACAAATATAAAATGGATTTTTAATGAGTCTAATAATTATGACAATTAATGCCATGCAAAAATATATATACAGAGGTTGGTGATAGGAAGAGTAATACAAATGAAATTCCTA includes the following:
- a CDS encoding IS1380 family transposase; amino-acid sequence: MVTQNIGSLPIEYSSKPVTPFGGMSLMKRFIDQVGIREKLAELALPSPGSNRGYDPKQIVESFWLSIWTGASRYIHCDWLRYDTVLQSIFGWDGMPSQSTYSRFFGKFSQSLNNEVFPELQQWFFDQLRLGALTIDFDSTVITRYGDQQGSSKGYNPNKRGRNSHHPLMAFVSQTRMVANAWLRPGNTAASSSCREFMEETFKHALAGQKVGLVRADSGFYNEEIMSYLDEELLNYIMAVRMYPNVKSEVWGLKDWVKLAKGIELNEMVFSHENGKPRRYIIVKKQVDIRPHAGGKELFEDQPGYRYSCYVTNMDLPLDQIWNMYNTRADCENRIKELKQDFGLENFCLQDFWATEASFRFIMVAYNLMSLFRHFALNHHRKATLSTLRSYCFALGAWTANHANKKVLKISLPSKRRPWMEGIFLNISSTSPPFDYSNE
- a CDS encoding class I SAM-dependent methyltransferase codes for the protein MHNQGLMSGMGELWSSINKSSIDVIEINAVDISPKMTSIAKGNLSRTNGKINLLQQDVLNNSISSNTADIVVSSFGLKTFNLEQLTKLAKEISRILKPGASFSFVEISVPPNPFLRLFYMFYLKVIIPIIGFLFQGNSGDYRMLGIYTSKFNNCKNFQRELTQAGLEANYQALFFGCATVTWGKKSGKVTEPISS
- a CDS encoding SMI1/KNR4 family protein codes for the protein MAKSIEQFEKEIFSEVKSEIIADWPNNFVVIADSGADPYCIDISSSQGAIYTSMHGTGAWEFEQCAESFKDFLKEIVK
- a CDS encoding 5'-nucleotidase C-terminal domain-containing protein; this encodes MKYLPIDFNLKYGALLIFFLASCTSKEEYQRSYTWSSVQVDSAIEESDHLEEIIAPYRVRLDSMMNEVIGYASHDLTAEGQYESDLGTFVTQVILNQSRSSYNKDVDLSIMNHHGGLRASINKGPVELGEVYEVMPFENEMLLLEVPGDSLVKLVEFVGQSHSSMIWPVSFEVTNSGVKNIKVNGEKINLDKNYTLAVSDYQANGGSGFSMLKPLKRIEVEPVKLRDMLVKEIRDLTAQGDTVKTEVAHLITVTNP
- a CDS encoding bifunctional metallophosphatase/5'-nucleotidase yields the protein MKRRQFIIRSLAASALVSPFALGSCNFGLKGKKLTILHTNDMHSHVDPFDEGKYKGLGGMAARATAINKIRAAEDNVMLLDVGDVFQGTPYFNMFGGELELKLMSEMGYDATTIGNHEFDNGVDSLHTVMQYADFPYLCANYDFSRNSIGKSVQPYKIFDKQGFKVGVFGLGIELEGLVNSSMYGNTVYEDPIAVAKEMVQELKKAKCDLIICLSHLGYDYGSSPKPSDKVLAQEVSEIDVILGGHTHTFMEKPLLLTNADGFTTIINQVGWAGINLGRIDVEFTPKGKELVAFSPITLSNKMV
- a CDS encoding carboxypeptidase-like regulatory domain-containing protein, with the protein product MDKLVTIIFFLLITSIGNAQIEVKGTVVSNEEEEGLGLPGVNVVELGTQNGTTTDKDGNFILTVTDPNATLEISFVGFITQQLHLNGKDSIFIKLKIDCIRDFLDARSISVYALSGIFNTPLGGKLDFALPYFSKGTLITGFSYQSDLEDLTFINGKLEYKHYIFNCDLDFDLNWYYRHLNLIDFKSSTNSFETNFNYENFRLIVGYSHLNIDNRITDEVRSFSAPVVGLGTWFNTAPFQLLLTGKVALFGNRTEVIGQATFYTKYVEFFVNYYQLDSFSELTIGIGKEFAY
- a CDS encoding metal-dependent transcriptional regulator, with protein sequence MGSQTEENYLKALYKLSDDKGNVGVSDLSSMLKVSVPTANSMVKKMHSRGWLKYEKYKPITITPKGKKMASMIIRKHRLTEMYLVEQMGFSWENVHEIAEQVEHVKSEAFFDRMDELLGFPKFDPHGSPIPDKNGKIVEQNLIKLSDCSEGQHYTLSALLDSKKDLLEYLNNRSLFLGTKLEIVAKESFDGNMTVRYDSHENEVLSQKVCESLLVNRV